From Nicotiana tabacum cultivar K326 chromosome 15, ASM71507v2, whole genome shotgun sequence, the proteins below share one genomic window:
- the LOC107767050 gene encoding uncharacterized protein LOC107767050: MDCVILPISILKRRRSSRLGYESLSENGYEDSDTDQVTVIVGREKREFLVEPFILEESPFRVLIEMVRNKEVDEGKVNENIREKKLIFVDVDSILFEHMLWLMQNDSSSLFELNLKEIIDFYAQDSY; this comes from the coding sequence ATGGATTGCGTAATTCTGCCAATATCAATCTTGAAAAGGCGTCGTTCAAGCCGGTTAGGTTACGAATCACTATCTGAAAATGGTTATGAAGATTCAGATACTGATCAGGTAACTGTGATCGTGGGGAGGGAGAAGAGAGAATTCTTGGTGGAGCCATTTATATTGGAAGAAAGCCCTTTTAGGGTTTTGATTGAAATGGTGAGGAACAAAGAAGTAGATGAAGGGAAAGTAAATGAGAATATTAGAGAAAAGAAATTGATTTTTGTGGATGTGGATTCTATCTTGTTTGAACACATGTTGTGGTTGATGCAAAATGATAGTTCTTCTTTGTTTGAGCTTAATCTCAAGGAAATTATCGACTTTTATGCTCAAGATAGTTATTAA
- the LOC107767043 gene encoding AT-hook motif nuclear-localized protein 10-like, producing the protein MDSQEPPPLHHPPHLQSLPTHHQPPPPHAHGSMVSPPPLPPQPQQQERPNFPNIQQLQQQPQQQNLQFPFNSVSGPNPKSNLDYSDGSSSAAIGLSIEPAKKKRGRPRKYSTDNNNNIALGLSPNPVTQIPSVVSHPDSVAAAGNNGENPSKKSRGRPPGSGKKQVEAFGAVGFGFTPHLITVNIGEDISSKVMAFSQQGPRAVCILSANGAVSNVTLRQPAMGGGTVTYEGRFEIISLSGSFLLSESNGSRSRTGGLSVSLSGPDGRVLGGGVAGMLMAATPVQVVVGSFIAEGKKPKSKAPSPTPTSNMLNFGAPVTEASSPSQGASSDSSDENGGSPLSHEQGPFGNVAQPMHGMPTYWGQTM; encoded by the exons ATGGATTCTCAAGAACCCCCACCACTTCACCACCCACCCCACCTTCAATCTCTACCAACCCACCACCAACCACCACCCCCACATGCCCATGGATCAATGGTGTCACCCCCACCCCTACCACCCCAACCCCAACAACAAGAACGACCCAACTTTCCTAATATCCAACAGCTGCAGCAACAACCCCAACAACAGAACTTACAATTTCCATTCAATTCAGTTTCTGGGCCAAACCCAAAATCAAATCTTGATTACTCTGATGGATCATCATCTGCTGCTATAGGGTTAAGCATTGAGCCTGCTAAGAAGAAAAGAGGCAGGCCCAGAAAGTACTCTactgataataataataacattgcTTTGGGCCTTTCTCCTAATCCAGTTACTCAAATTCCTTCAGTGGTTAGTCATCCAGATTCTGTTGCTGCTGCTGGTAATAATGGAGAGAACCCTTCTAAGAAGTCCCGTGGGAGGCCTCCTGGCTCGGGAAAGAAACAAGTAGAAGCTTTTG GTGCAGTTGGATTCGGCTTTACACCGCATTTAATCACTGTGAACATTGGCGAG GACATATCGTCAAAGGTAATGGCTTTCTCACAGCAAGGACCACGGGCAGTTTGTATTCTATCTGCAAATGGAGCCGTATCTAATGTCACTCTTCGCCAACCTGCAATGGGTGGTGGCACTGTGACCTATGAG GGCCGATTTGAAATCATCTCATTATCGGGTTCATTCTTGCTATCAGAAAGTAATGGTAGCCGTAGCAGAACAGGTGGTCTAAGCGTGTCGCTGTCTGGGCCAGATGGTAGAGTTTTGGGCGGTGGAGTTGCAGGGATGCTTATGGCTGCCACTCCAGTACAG GTGGTTGTGGGTAGCTTCATTGCGGAAGGCAAAAAGCCCAAGTCTAAGGCACCATCTCCGACTCCAACTTCCAATATGTTGAATTTTGGTGCTCCGGTCACTGAGGCGAGCTCTCCTTCCCAGGGTGCCTCAAGCGACTCATCCGATGAGAACGGTGGAAGTCCTCTCAGCCACGAACAGGGACCTTTTGGTAATGTTGCGCAACCAATGCACGGTATGCCAACGTACTGGGGCCAAACAATGTGA
- the LOC107767044 gene encoding AT-hook motif nuclear-localized protein 23-like — protein MAGLDLSTASHFVHQLHHPSDFNLQRQPDDIEVNNKSQFSDDHHHGDSGGHRNQGDIVGRRPRGRPPGSKNKAKPPVIITRESANTLRAHILEIGNGCDVFECVSTYARRRQRGICILSGSGTVTNVSIRQPAAAGSVVTLHGRFEILSLSGSFLPPPAPPGATSLTIFLAGGQGQVVGGSVVGELIASGPVIVIASSFTNVAYERLPLEEDEGSLQIQPQVSQVSSGNGPNSGGGGGVNNNQFPDPSSGFPFFNLPLNMPNGQLPFGV, from the exons ATGGCTGGTTTGGATTTAAGCACTGCTTCTCATTTTGTTCATCAACTTCACCATCCATCTGACTTCAATCTCCAAAGACAACCTGATGATATTGAAGTTAACAACAAAAGCCAATTTTCCGATGACCATCACCACGGCGATAGTGGCGGTCACCGGAATCAAG GTGATATTGTTGGTCGGCGACCTAGAGGGCGGCCACCGGGATCCAAGAACAAGGCAAAACCACCAGTTATCATCACTAGGGAAAGTGCAAATACCTTAAGAGCACATATTTTGGAGATTGGAAATGGATGTGATGTTTTTGAGTGTGTTTCAACTTATGCTCGAAGAAGACAACGTGGGATCTGTATATTAAGTGGTAGTGGGACAGTAACAAATGTGAGCATTAGACAACCTGCGGCAGCTGGTTCTGTAGTTACATTGCATGGAAGATTTGAGATTCTTTCACTTTCTGGTTCTTTCTTGCCTCCACCAGCTCCACCAG GTGCGACGAGCCTAACGATTTTCTTGGCGGGTGGACAAGGACAAGTGGTTGGAGGAAGTGTTGTAGGGGAATTAATTGCTTCTGGACCAGTTATTGTTATAGCTTCATCTTTTACAAATGTTGCATATGAGAGATTGCCATTAGAGGAAGATGAAGGAAGTCTCCAAATTCAACCACAGGTATCACAAGTCTCTAGTGGCAATGGCCCTAATAGTGGAGGTGGTGGTGGTGTTAATAATAATCAATTTCCTGACCCTTCATCTGGATTTCCATTCTTTAATCTTCCTTTGAATATGCCTAATGGTCAGCTACCATTTGGAGTCTAA